The proteins below are encoded in one region of Phaseolus vulgaris cultivar G19833 chromosome 1, P. vulgaris v2.0, whole genome shotgun sequence:
- the LOC137815593 gene encoding uncharacterized protein, producing the protein MEQYIVNRAPPVVSYDLFDVRQNQGESLRDYLSRFGAQVVRLPSKDEDMLVHAFKKGVLAGPFSESLIRNRPSTFAEIRRRAVAHITAETAVSEKRESAIPTKSRAGPSRSQQPMRVHEAKEAKKAQGKPRPYEPRRDQNRGRPRESNAPPKFDFVVELAELIAIPAISARLRAPEKTDKVLGWCKFHQAYGHPLHTCLALGHQLAELVKSGFLNDYLRGTQGDRAAGPPVEDPQHEVLVHGEVHTIVGGFSGGGCTASQRKRYARSVMAVDSMEEDHSPDVDITFTKADLQDVVPHDNDPIVISLVTAGRKVHRVLVDQGSSADVMFWPTFSKLQLSPDHLKPYPGCLYGFAGDQVEVRGYIELRTTFTDGTGARTKKIKYLVVNAPSAYNILMGRLTLNRLGVVPSTRHMKLKLPSMEGVVITIKSDQKEARRCSENSLKQRRSVCHVTSTPPPGVSERRADGKFMKLFLESCERWCRSHECVCARSS; encoded by the coding sequence ATGGAGCAGTATATCGTGAACAGGGCACCTCCAGTGGTGTCGTATGATCTGTTCGATGTGCGCCAGAACCAAGGCGAGTCCCTCCGGGACTACCTTAGCCGCTTTGGGGCTCAGGTGGTGAggctgcccagcaaagatgaggACATGCTAGTGCATGCGTTCAAGAAAGGGGTTCTGGCGGGCCCTTTCAGCGAATCTTTGATCAGGAATCGCCCCAGCACCTTCGCAGAGATTAGGCGTCGTGCTGTGGCGCACATCACCGCAGAAACAGCAGTTTCCGAGAAGAGGGAAAGCGCGATCCCGACCAAGTCGCGCGCAGGACCGAGCAGGTCTCAGCAGCcgatgagggtgcatgaggccaaagaagCGAAGAAGGCTCAGGGGAAGCCTCGCCCTTACGAGCCTCGAAGGGACCAGAACAGGGGGCGCCCGAGGGAGAGCAACGCGCCCCCCAAGTTTGATTTTGTGGTGGAGTTGGCAGAGCTGATCGCCATTCCAGCCATATCAGCAAGACTGCGAGCACCGgagaagaccgacaaggtgctCGGGTGGTGCAAGTTTCATCAGGCTTATGGCCACCCACTCCACACTTGTTTGGCACTGGGACACCAACTCGCGGAGCTGGTGAAAAGTGGTTTCCTGAACGATTACTTGCGGGGGACGCAAGGTGATCGGGCGGCGGGGCCACCAGTGGAAGACCCACAGCACGAGGTGCTTGTGCATGGGGAGGTGCACACCATCGTGGGAGGCTTCTCTGGGGGAGGATGTACGGCCTCCCAGAGAAAGAGGTACGCGCGCTCGGTGATGGCGGTCGACTCGATGGAGGAAGATCACTCCCCCGACGTTGACATTACCTTCACCAAGGCAGATCTCcaggacgttgtgcctcacgacaacgatccaatAGTTATCTCCCTCGTCACGgcagggaggaaggtgcacagggtcctcgtggaccagggaagctccgcagacgtaatgttctggccgacgttcaGCAAactgcagttgtcccctgaccaTTTGAAGCCATACCCGGGGTGCTTGTATGGCTTTGCAggggaccaggtggaggtgcgaGGCTACATAGAGCTGAGGACCACGTTCACGGATGGTACCGGGGCCCGTACCAAAAAAATTAAGTACCTAGTGGTCAATGCTCCATCCGCTTACAACATACTGATGGGAAGGCTGACGCTCAACAGGTTGGGAGTCGTGccgtcgacgaggcacatgaagctgaagctaCCATCGATGGAAGgagtggtgatcaccatcaagtcggatcaaaAGGAAGCTCGCCGCTGCTCCGAGAACAGCCTCAAGCAGCGaagaagtgtgtgccatgttACCTCGACGCCGCCGCCAGGTGTGTCCGAGAGGCGAgctgatggcaaattcatgaagctcttcttagaatcatgtgaaagatgGTGCAGAAGCCATGAATGtgtatgtgcaagatcctcctag
- the LOC137815595 gene encoding uncharacterized protein produces the protein MSAGGEKGHPYFQCLKRNSRFVWTKECEEAFTRLKEYLASPPVLCKPQVGTPLRLYFVVTERAVSSVLVQKQDQVQRSIYFVSKVMQGPEVTYQALEKAAMAVVFSARRLRHYFHSFTVVVMTDLPIQKVLKKPDVAGRMVKWVVELSEFDIRYEPRGPIKGQVFADFVVELSSGAAPSEGSGFRWILSVDGSSNQQESGAGVILEGPNGVLIEQSLRFAFKASNNQAEYEALIVGMLLAREMGARSLMAKSDSMLVIGQVTREFQAKDPQMAAYLEYVHTLKTSFAEFELIHVPREQNARADLLAKLASSGKGGRQRTVIQ, from the coding sequence ATgtccgccgggggagagaagggtcacccttacttccagtgtcttaaaCGAAACAGCAGGTTCGTTTGGACAAAGGaatgcgaggaggccttcaccAGGCTGAAGGAATATCTAGCGAGCCCACCAGTCCTGTGCAAGCCACAAGTGGGCACCCCTCTCCGTCTATACTTTGTCGTAACGGAGAGGGCGGTCAGTTCAGTTTTGGTCCAAAAGCAAGACCAGGTCCAGAGatctatttatttcgtgagtaaagtgaTGCAGGGTCCTGAGGTAACGTACCAGGCTCTGGAGAAGGCGGCTATGGCGGTGGTGTTCTCGGCgaggaggctccgccactactttCACAGCTTCACAGTCGTAGTGATGACCGATCTTCCCATCCAGAAGGTGCTGAAGAAGCCAGACGTAGccgggagaatggtgaagtgggtcGTGGAGTTATCTGAGTTTGATATCaggtacgagccccgaggaccgatcaagggacaggtgttcgcggactttgtcgTCGAGTTGTCGTCGGGCGCTGCACCTTCGGAGGGCTCGGGTTTTCGCTGGATCTTATCGGTGGATGGTTCCTCCAATCAACAGGAGAGCGGCgcgggagtcatcctggaaggaccaaatggggtgctgatcgagcagtctctgcgtttcgccttcaaggccagcaacaaccaggcggagtacgaggccctgatcGTCGGTATGTTGTTGGCAAGAGAGATGGGAGCGAGAAGTTTGATGGCCAAAAGCGACTCTATGCTGGTCATTGGACAAGTGACAAGGGAGTTCCAGGctaaggacccccagatggctgCGTATCTCGAGTATGTGCACACCCTGAAGACATCCTTTGCAGAGTTCGAATTGATCCACGTGccgagagagcaaaatgccagagctgacttGCTCGCCAAGCTAGCCAGctcgggcaaggggggaaggcagaggaccgtcatccAGTAG